In a single window of the Nocardioides massiliensis genome:
- a CDS encoding FitA-like ribbon-helix-helix domain-containing protein encodes MGVAVTVRDVPREVRDELAARAARSGMSLQEYVRRLLVQSAERPAVDDLIARARSRVVATDVRVDAASILAARDADRR; translated from the coding sequence ATGGGCGTGGCGGTGACGGTGCGCGACGTGCCGCGCGAGGTGCGCGATGAGCTGGCGGCACGCGCGGCACGGTCCGGGATGTCCCTGCAGGAGTACGTGCGGCGCCTGCTCGTCCAGAGTGCCGAACGGCCGGCGGTCGACGACCTCATCGCTCGTGCTCGGTCCCGCGTCGTGGCGACCGACGTGCGCGTCGACGCCGCCTCGATCCTCGCCGCCCGCGACGCAGACCGCCGATGA
- the hisC gene encoding histidinol-phosphate transaminase yields the protein MTHLPTPRAAVTALPPYVPGRPPTPRPGLTTYKLSSNENPYPPLPGVVEAATRAVERMNRYPDMGCTELYAALADRLGVAPESLAAGTGSVAVLYHLLQAYCETGDEVVFAWRSFEAYPIAVAVTGASAVPVPLTADGRHDLDAMAAAITERTRVVVLCTPNNPTGPALTHAEVEAFCARAPEHVLVVVDEAYREFVRSPDPVDGVALHRAHPRVVVLRTFAKAYGLAGFRVGYALAHADVAAAVRACALPFGVSSVAQAAAIASLDAEDALLERVEALVAERARVYAGLVAQGWDVPDAQGNFVWLGLGDRALDFSAAADEAGLVVRPFAGDGVRVSIGEPEANTRFLELAARW from the coding sequence ATGACCCACCTCCCCACCCCGCGCGCAGCGGTGACCGCGCTGCCGCCGTACGTCCCTGGTCGGCCGCCCACCCCGCGGCCGGGCCTGACGACTTACAAGCTCAGCTCCAACGAGAACCCGTACCCGCCGCTGCCCGGCGTCGTCGAGGCCGCCACGCGGGCCGTCGAGCGGATGAACCGCTACCCCGACATGGGCTGCACCGAGCTGTACGCCGCCCTCGCCGACCGGCTCGGCGTCGCGCCCGAGAGCCTCGCCGCCGGCACGGGGTCGGTGGCCGTGCTCTACCACCTGCTGCAGGCCTACTGCGAGACCGGCGACGAGGTCGTCTTCGCCTGGCGGTCCTTCGAGGCCTACCCGATCGCCGTCGCCGTGACCGGCGCCAGCGCCGTGCCGGTGCCGCTGACGGCCGACGGTCGCCACGACCTCGACGCGATGGCGGCGGCGATCACCGAGCGCACCCGGGTCGTCGTGCTCTGCACCCCCAACAACCCGACCGGCCCCGCGCTCACCCACGCCGAGGTCGAGGCGTTCTGTGCGCGCGCGCCGGAGCACGTCCTCGTCGTGGTCGATGAGGCCTACCGCGAGTTCGTGCGCAGCCCCGACCCCGTCGACGGCGTCGCGCTGCACCGGGCGCACCCGCGGGTGGTCGTGCTGCGCACCTTCGCGAAGGCCTACGGGCTCGCGGGCTTCCGGGTCGGCTACGCCCTCGCGCATGCCGACGTCGCCGCGGCGGTCCGGGCGTGCGCCCTGCCGTTCGGGGTGTCGTCGGTCGCACAGGCCGCGGCGATCGCCTCGCTGGACGCCGAGGACGCGCTGCTCGAGCGCGTCGAGGCGCTCGTCGCAGAGCGGGCGCGGGTGTACGCCGGGCTGGTCGCGCAGGGCTGGGACGTCCCGGACGCCCAGGGCAACTTCGTCTGGCTGGGGCTCGGTGACCGGGCGCTCGACTTCTCCGCCGCGGCCGACGAGGCCGGGCTGGTGGTGCGGCCGTTCGCCGGTGACGGCGTCCGGGTGTCGATCGGCGAGCCGGAAGCCAACACCCGCTTCCTGGAGCTGGCGGCGCGCTGGTGA
- a CDS encoding type II toxin-antitoxin system VapC family toxin codes for MRPRVVCDASAVAAVLLDAGPDGRWATDALTGADLAAPSLLAFETANIIRRHELAVLITADQAAQAHSDLMELAIEQWPYELLATRAWQLRPNLTTYDADYVALAELIGAPLVTLDRRIERAPGLRCRILTP; via the coding sequence ATGAGGCCGCGCGTCGTGTGCGACGCGTCGGCGGTGGCAGCTGTCCTGCTGGACGCCGGCCCTGACGGGCGATGGGCCACCGACGCCCTCACGGGCGCCGACCTCGCGGCGCCGAGCCTGCTCGCGTTCGAGACGGCCAACATCATCCGCCGCCACGAGCTCGCCGTGCTCATCACGGCCGACCAAGCCGCGCAGGCGCACTCCGACCTCATGGAGCTGGCGATCGAGCAATGGCCCTACGAACTCCTCGCGACCCGGGCCTGGCAGCTACGGCCGAACCTGACGACCTACGACGCCGACTACGTCGCGCTGGCCGAGCTCATCGGCGCACCCCTCGTCACGCTCGACCGCAGGATCGAACGCGCACCGGGACTGCGGTGCCGGATCCTCACCCCGTGA
- a CDS encoding CatB-related O-acetyltransferase, whose translation MAPTTFAGPTRIGAFSYFVGGTIDHCASIGRYCSIAAGVRIGEPDHPTDWLSTSPFQYDAARFGWHTSADACAPRVPARAPQGNFRRGAVTIGNDVWIGAGVVIVRGVTVHDGAVIGAGAVVTRDVAPYAIVGGVPAREIRSRFDTATVEQLLELRWWRFSPNQLDGITFEDVPAAVRELRTRIEAGMVPYAGPEETLTAPPRD comes from the coding sequence ATGGCACCCACGACGTTCGCCGGTCCGACCCGCATCGGCGCCTTCAGCTACTTCGTCGGCGGGACGATCGACCACTGCGCCTCGATTGGGCGCTACTGCTCGATCGCCGCGGGGGTCCGGATCGGCGAACCCGACCACCCGACCGACTGGCTGAGCACCTCGCCGTTCCAGTACGACGCCGCCCGCTTCGGCTGGCACACGTCCGCCGACGCGTGCGCACCGCGGGTCCCCGCTCGGGCGCCCCAGGGCAACTTCCGCCGGGGCGCGGTGACGATCGGCAACGACGTGTGGATCGGCGCCGGCGTCGTGATCGTGCGCGGTGTCACCGTGCACGACGGGGCCGTCATCGGCGCGGGTGCGGTCGTGACCCGCGACGTGGCGCCGTACGCGATCGTGGGCGGAGTGCCCGCACGGGAGATCCGGTCGCGGTTCGACACGGCGACCGTCGAGCAGCTGCTCGAGCTCCGATGGTGGCGGTTCTCGCCCAACCAGCTCGACGGCATCACGTTCGAGGACGTGCCCGCGGCCGTGCGCGAACTGCGCACCCGCATCGAGGCCGGGATGGTCCCCTACGCCGGTCCCGAGGAGACGCTCACGGCGCCCCCGCGCGACTAG